A window of the Gossypium arboreum isolate Shixiya-1 chromosome 2, ASM2569848v2, whole genome shotgun sequence genome harbors these coding sequences:
- the LOC108486502 gene encoding pentatricopeptide repeat-containing protein At1g71210, mitochondrial-like, whose protein sequence is MIKLLSSIKHVAKSSPFILLKNRNGNSCSYSCLFISPSAIDSPSVHHLNLSAKDVVASLKDWFKAPNTSLLDRIFSILISQDQAARDDESSRHAADLALSHLNLPLSETFVLQVLSYGRSSSKDVLSCLKFFDWAGRQPGFHHTRATFHAIFKILSKAKLVPLMLEFLQDFMKHRCSYRVRFHDTLVLGYALAGKPAMALQMFGRMRFQGLDLDTFAYHVLLNALVDESCFDAVDMIAKQISLRGFDNGITHCILVKCWCKQSKLEEAEAYLRGLAESRKPVDGHAVSIIVSALCKGNRFQHAATLLEEFTELNVPMEQAYGIWLQNVVQRGKLNWYLNFINRKKLFSRNVPRLFQYNVLVLRLLREYRLNDVFDLLIEMENDGISPDKVTMNAVLCFFCKAGMVDVAIELYNSRSEFGLSLNRMTYSDFISNLCWNGVIDEAYCVLRNSVREGYFPSKKTFSILAGALCREEKFDRIKEVVVSSLEQKFRPCYDVCDSFIVALCKANRVEDAYLLHGEISRINKDMSSKTYFHLIHGFCKSNRGDIAAALLLEMQEKGHKPIRKLFRYVICCLCDMQSLENQFFKLLEMQLSHFEPSSHIFNFFIAGAGHAKKPELAREVFEMMLRSGIKPSLRSDIFMLHSYLKNDRISDALNFFNDVRRRRQIGRKLYSSIVVGLCKADKVDYALNFMREMRNNNVFPGMECYEHLIQLLCWKESYSLAVSLVNELEQTRGYITSFIGNVLLSHSLKTKKLYKAWVQFREGQDETSDISLLGQLIGIFSGCMEANQDIKSFEEIIAKCFPVDVYTYNTLLRKLSESKVDLAFELYDWICEKGYEPNRWTYDIIIHCLLKKGRRAEAQRWLEEMFEKGFDLTERTKLLI, encoded by the coding sequence ATGATCAAGCTTTTAAGTTCAATTAAACATGTAGCCAAATCCAGTCCATTTATCCTGTTGAAAAATCGTAATGGTAATTCATGTTCCTACTCTTGTTTATTTATCTCACCATCTGCCATCGATTCCCCATCAGTTCATCACCTTAATCTAAGCGCCAAGGACGTGGTCGCCTCTTTGAAAGACTGGTTCAAGGCCCCAAACACATCTCTTCTTGACCGCATCTTCAGCATCCTAATCTCCCAAGACCAAGCCGCCCGGGACGATGAATCTTCGAGGCATGCCGCTGACCTTGCTCTCTCCCACCTTAATCTCCCTCTCTCCGAGACCTTTGTCCTCCAGGTCCTCTCCTACGGCCGCTCCTCCTCCAAAGACGTTCTCTCATGCCTCAAGTTCTTCGACTGGGCGGGCCGCCAGCCGGGATTCCACCACACCCGAGCCACCTTCCATGCCATCTTCAAGATTCTCTCGAAAGCGAAGCTAGTGCCCTTGATGCTTGAGTTCTTGCAGGATTTTATGAAGCATAGGTGCAGTTACAGGGTCAGATTCCACGACACATTAGTTTTGGGTTATGCCCTTGCAGGGAAACCGGCGATGGCACTCCAGATGTTCGGTAGAATGCGATTCCAGGGTCTTGACTTGGATACCTTTGCCTACCACGTGCTTTTGAATGCTCTTGTAGACGAGAGTTGCTTTGACGCCGTTGACATGATAGCTAAGCAGATTTCATTGAGGGGTTTTGACAACGGCATCACCCACTGCATCCTGGTCAAGTGCTGGTGCAAGCAGAGCAAGTTGGAGGAGGCGGAGGCCTATTTGCGCGGTTTGGCGGAGAGCAGGAAGCCCGTTGATGGGCATGCCGTGAGTATTATTGTGAGTGCGCTTTGCAAGGGCAACAGGTTCCAACATGCCGCCACCTTGTTGGAGGAGTTTACGGAGCTTAATGTGCCTATGGAACAAGCTTATGGGATCTGGCTTCAGAATGTTGTGCAACGTGGGAAGTTAAACTGGTACTTGAACTTTATCAATAGGAAGAAATTATTCAGTAGGAATGTTCCGCGCCTATTTCAGTACAATGTCTTGGTATTGAGACTGTTAAGAGAGTACCGGCTGAATGATGTTTTTGATTTGTTAATTGAAATGGAGAATGATGGAATTTCCCCTGATAAGGTCACCATGAATGCTGTTTTGTGTTTCTTTTGCAAGGCTGGGATGGTGGATGTTGCCATTGAGTTGTATAACTCCAGGTCAGAGTTTGGACTCTCTCTTAATAGAATGACGTATAGTGATTTTATCAGTAACTTATGTTGGAATGGAGTTATTGATGAAGCTTATTGTGTGTTAAGAAATTCAGTTCGTGAAGGTTACTTCCCTAGTAAAAAGACCTTCAGTATTCTTGCCGGTGCTTTGTGCAGAGAGGAAAAATTTGACAGAATAAAGGAGGTGGTAGTTTCGTCCCTAGAGCAGAAATTTAGGCCCTGCTATGATGTCTGTGACTCATTTATTGTAGCTTTGTGTAAAGCAAATAGGGTTGAAGATGCCTATTTATTACACGGTGAAATTAGTAGAATAAATAAAGACATGTCAAGTAAAACTTACTTTCACTTGATTCATGGTTTTTGCAAGTCAAATAGGGGAGATATTGCTGCAGCACTTCTACTTGAAATGCAGGAGAAGGGTCATAAACCAATCAGAAAATTGTTTAGATATGTTATCTGTTGCCTGTGCGATATGCAAAGCCTGGAAAACCAGTTTTTCAAATTGCTAGAGATGCAGTTGTCTCATTTTGAACCAAGCTCTCATATCTTTAACTTCTTCATTGCTGGAGCTGGTCATGCCAAAAAGCCTGAATTAGCAAGAGAAGTGTTTGAGATGATGCTAAGAAGTGGGATTAAACCTTCCTTAAGATCTGACATCTTTATGTTGCATAGTTACCTAAAGAATGATAGAATTTCTGATGCTTTAAACTTCTTTAATGATGTACGCCGGAGAAGACAAATAGGGAGAAAATTATATAGTTCCATCGTCGTTGGTCTTTGCAAAGCAGACAAGGTAGATTACGCTTTGAATTTCATGAGAGAAATGAGGAATAATAATGTTTTTCCGGGCATGGAATGCTATGAGCATCTTATACAGTTGTTGTGCTGGAAGGAAAGTTACAGTTTGGCTGTAAGTCTTGTTAATGAGCTGGAGCAAACTAGGGGCTATATTACATCTTTTATTGGTAATGTACTTCTGTCACACTCCTTAAAGACTAAAAAGTTGTATAAGGCTTGGGTTCAATTTAGAGAAGGGCAAGATGAGACATCAGATATTTCGTTGCTTGGACAACTAATTGGAATATTTTCTGGTTGCATGGAAGCAAACCAAGATATCAAGAGCTTTGAAGAAATAATTGCAAAATGTTTTCCAGTTGACGTCTACACATACAATACACTATTGAGGAAACTGAGTGAAAGCAAAGTGGACCTTGCTTTTGAGTTGTATGACTGGATATGCGAGAAAGGGTATGAGCCAAATCGATGGACGTATGACATCATAATACATTGTCTTCTCAAAAAGGGTAGGAGAGCTGAAGCTCAGAGATGGTTGGAGGAGATGTTTGAGAAAGGTTTTGATCTAACAGAGCGTACCAAACTGTTAATCTGA